A DNA window from Streptomyces sp. CA-278952 contains the following coding sequences:
- a CDS encoding acyl carrier protein, whose amino-acid sequence MEAPATPAPSTAELADWLTRTVADYVSSEPSQIEPDIPLSEYGLDSVSATTVCADIEDHLGLVVEMTLIWDHPTVAELSQALADELESARG is encoded by the coding sequence ATGGAAGCACCGGCCACCCCCGCCCCCTCCACCGCCGAGCTCGCCGACTGGCTGACCCGCACGGTCGCCGACTACGTCAGCTCCGAGCCCTCCCAGATCGAGCCGGACATACCGCTGTCCGAGTACGGCCTGGACTCCGTGTCGGCGACCACCGTGTGCGCCGACATCGAAGACCACCTCGGGCTGGTCGTCGAGATGACGTTGATCTGGGACCACCCCACCGTCGCGGAGCTGTCGCAGGCGTTGGCCGATGAACTGGAGTCCGCCCGCGGCTGA
- a CDS encoding acyl-CoA dehydrogenase codes for MIQDTATTPHAPGRAPRADILERLFGDPRDPANPVGHTPILAADGRAEMFAEGEALLDGFGLNAEFVPTRYGGRLDRLDDLVEVMRAVYRRDPSLGLGYGASSLISSVNVWTSADEEQSRRVADILLGNGKIAAAYHELAHGNDMSGTEMNAASVDGGWCLNGRKEVVTNIRRASALVLFTRTGPGEGSRNHSQLLVDKERVLGGKIRYLPRHGTVGLRGVQLAGAVFEDCRLGPEALIGRQGHGLETAMRSFQVTRATLPAMMTAILDSALRATLLHVGSRSLYGRRVGDLPQVRAQLAGAFADLLACEAFSMVAVRSLHLLPEVAGLYAASVKYAVAGALLRAVDRLSGVLGAEFFHRDGEQAIFQKLLRDLKPVGFGHAARAACQTTILPQLGILARRPLNPAAPPEALFRIDADLPEMSFGALRISSGGRDPLAASLEELAEQTAGNGDPRLAADLDGLRSELAAVRTAAAALAPRELTFTATADAYGLVERYVHVLVGTACLRVWWHNRDGSDAFLAEPLWLRAALARVRTAWSGRPAPLPPEEADALYTQLQLRLTEQRSFGLLGRRLSGT; via the coding sequence ATGATCCAGGACACCGCCACGACTCCGCACGCCCCCGGACGGGCACCGCGCGCCGACATCCTGGAGCGGCTGTTCGGCGACCCCCGCGACCCGGCGAACCCGGTCGGCCACACGCCGATCCTCGCGGCCGACGGCCGCGCGGAGATGTTCGCCGAGGGCGAGGCGCTGCTCGACGGCTTCGGGCTGAACGCCGAGTTCGTCCCCACCCGCTACGGCGGACGCCTCGACCGGCTCGACGACCTCGTCGAGGTCATGCGCGCGGTGTACCGGCGCGACCCGAGCCTTGGCCTCGGCTATGGCGCGAGCTCGCTGATCTCCTCGGTCAACGTCTGGACCTCCGCCGACGAGGAGCAGTCCCGCCGCGTCGCCGACATCCTCCTGGGCAACGGCAAGATCGCCGCCGCGTACCACGAACTCGCCCACGGCAACGACATGTCGGGCACCGAGATGAACGCCGCGTCCGTCGACGGCGGCTGGTGCCTGAACGGCCGCAAGGAGGTCGTCACCAACATCCGCCGCGCGAGCGCCCTGGTGCTGTTCACCCGAACCGGGCCGGGCGAGGGGAGCCGCAACCACTCCCAGCTTCTCGTCGACAAGGAGCGCGTCCTCGGCGGCAAGATCCGCTACCTGCCGCGGCACGGCACCGTCGGGCTGCGCGGCGTCCAGCTGGCCGGCGCCGTCTTCGAGGACTGCCGGCTGGGGCCCGAGGCGCTGATCGGCCGCCAGGGCCACGGGCTGGAGACCGCCATGCGGTCCTTCCAGGTCACCCGAGCCACGCTGCCGGCGATGATGACCGCGATCCTCGACTCCGCCCTGCGCGCGACACTGCTGCACGTGGGCAGCCGTTCCCTGTACGGTCGCCGCGTCGGAGACCTGCCGCAGGTGCGGGCGCAGCTCGCCGGGGCGTTCGCCGATCTGCTGGCCTGCGAGGCGTTCAGCATGGTGGCGGTCAGGTCCCTGCACCTGCTGCCGGAGGTGGCGGGGCTGTACGCCGCGTCCGTCAAGTACGCGGTCGCCGGGGCGCTGCTGCGGGCGGTGGACCGGCTGTCCGGCGTCCTGGGTGCGGAGTTCTTCCACCGTGACGGCGAGCAGGCGATCTTCCAGAAGCTCCTGCGCGACCTCAAACCCGTCGGCTTCGGCCACGCGGCACGTGCCGCCTGCCAGACGACGATCCTGCCCCAACTGGGCATCCTGGCGCGACGCCCGCTCAACCCGGCAGCCCCGCCCGAGGCCCTCTTCCGAATCGACGCGGACCTTCCCGAGATGTCCTTCGGCGCGCTCCGGATCAGCTCCGGGGGCCGAGACCCGCTGGCCGCGTCGCTGGAGGAGCTCGCCGAGCAGACCGCCGGGAACGGCGACCCCCGGCTGGCCGCCGACCTCGACGGCCTGCGGTCCGAACTGGCCGCCGTCCGCACCGCCGCCGCGGCGCTCGCGCCGCGTGAGCTCACCTTCACCGCCACCGCCGACGCCTACGGCTTGGTCGAGCGCTACGTGCACGTCCTGGTCGGCACCGCCTGTCTGCGCGTGTGGTGGCACAACCGCGACGGCTCCGACGCCTTCCTCGCGGAACCCCTGTGGCTGCGTGCGGCGCTCGCCCGGGTGCGCACGGCCTGGAGCGGACGCCCGGCACCGCTGCCGCCCGAGGAAGCGGACGCCCTGTACACGCAGTTGCAGCTCCGACTGACGGAGCAGCGCAGCTTCGGACTGCTCGGCCGCCGCCTGTCCGGAACCTGA
- a CDS encoding acyl-CoA dehydrogenase family protein: MSTAPLVTGQAPHTLLRELLDEQAHPGGAFDPVALRELDRDEAFPAEPCRVLDEFGLPAHYVPVAHGGRLDDLAELIRLVRGVARHDVTVAVAHAKTLLGAASVWVADDADQADALGRRIVDGQIVSWALTERGHGADLLAGELTAERTGAGWRLDGEKWLINNATRADQLCVLARTGKPGDARGFGLFLVDTHALAPGSHERLPKVRTHGIRGADISGTRLTGATVPVSAQVGPDGAGLEIVLKALQLTRTVCTGLSLGACDHALSLAVRFAAQRRLYGRLLSELPRVRRILADAVADLLLMEAVSEVAGRAAHALPREMAVVSAVAKAYVPGTADALIAELGELLGVRAFFTEEYAEGRFAKLERDHRIVAIFDGSTDVNRHALVKQFPLLARAAARRAPDREGLAAAAALHTSLDPFAPRALTLAGNWGCSVLQAVPDAVARTREEIAAGTAPAALGRLLDAFAAACAELERELAEHRPTLEDVPAADFELARRYELCFAGAAALHVWSHRDAHAGPPSPLWAEGRWLRVCLARALGRLDRPAVAQQDAAEALVEELVRTEGRGMTLLSAR; encoded by the coding sequence ATGAGCACTGCACCGCTGGTCACAGGCCAGGCCCCCCATACGCTGCTGCGCGAACTGCTCGACGAACAGGCGCACCCCGGCGGCGCGTTCGACCCCGTCGCCCTGCGTGAACTGGACCGCGACGAGGCGTTCCCCGCCGAACCCTGCCGCGTGCTCGACGAGTTCGGGCTCCCCGCCCACTACGTCCCGGTCGCGCACGGCGGGCGCCTGGACGACCTCGCCGAGTTGATCCGGCTCGTACGCGGTGTCGCCCGGCACGACGTCACCGTCGCCGTCGCGCACGCCAAGACGCTGCTGGGGGCCGCCTCGGTCTGGGTCGCCGACGACGCCGACCAGGCCGACGCCCTCGGCCGCCGGATCGTCGACGGGCAGATCGTCTCCTGGGCGCTCACCGAACGCGGCCACGGCGCCGACCTGCTGGCGGGCGAGCTCACCGCGGAACGTACCGGCGCCGGCTGGCGGCTCGACGGCGAGAAGTGGCTCATCAACAATGCCACCCGCGCCGACCAGCTCTGCGTGCTGGCACGCACGGGCAAGCCCGGCGACGCCCGCGGCTTCGGCCTCTTCCTGGTGGACACCCATGCTCTGGCGCCCGGCAGCCACGAACGCCTCCCGAAGGTCCGTACGCACGGCATCCGCGGCGCGGACATCAGCGGCACCCGCCTGACAGGCGCAACCGTGCCCGTATCCGCGCAGGTCGGCCCCGACGGAGCCGGGCTGGAGATCGTGCTGAAGGCGCTGCAGCTCACCCGCACGGTGTGCACAGGGCTCTCTCTCGGGGCATGCGACCACGCGCTGAGCCTGGCCGTCCGCTTCGCGGCGCAGCGGCGGTTGTACGGGCGCCTGCTGAGCGAACTGCCCCGCGTGCGCCGCATCCTGGCCGACGCCGTCGCCGACCTCCTGCTGATGGAGGCCGTATCCGAGGTGGCGGGCCGCGCCGCGCACGCGCTGCCGCGCGAGATGGCGGTGGTCTCCGCCGTCGCCAAGGCGTACGTACCGGGTACGGCCGACGCGCTGATCGCGGAGCTGGGCGAACTCCTCGGCGTACGGGCCTTCTTCACCGAGGAGTACGCGGAAGGCAGGTTCGCCAAGCTGGAGCGGGACCACCGGATTGTGGCCATCTTCGACGGCAGCACCGACGTGAACCGGCACGCGCTGGTCAAGCAGTTCCCGCTGCTCGCCAGGGCCGCCGCCCGGCGCGCCCCCGACCGCGAGGGACTGGCCGCCGCGGCCGCCCTGCACACCTCGCTCGACCCGTTCGCTCCGCGTGCCCTGACCCTCGCCGGAAACTGGGGCTGCTCGGTGCTTCAGGCGGTGCCCGACGCCGTCGCCCGTACCCGCGAGGAGATCGCCGCGGGTACGGCGCCCGCCGCGCTCGGCCGGCTGCTGGACGCGTTCGCCGCTGCCTGTGCCGAGCTGGAGCGCGAACTGGCCGAGCACAGACCGACGTTGGAGGACGTACCCGCGGCCGACTTCGAGCTCGCCCGCCGCTACGAGCTCTGCTTCGCCGGAGCCGCCGCCCTGCACGTCTGGTCGCACCGGGACGCGCACGCGGGGCCGCCGTCGCCCCTGTGGGCGGAGGGCCGCTGGCTGAGGGTCTGCCTGGCCCGAGCCCTGGGCCGGCTCGACCGGCCCGCCGTCGCCCAGCAGGACGCCGCGGAGGCGCTGGTGGAAGAACTGGTGCGCACGGAAGGACGCGGCATGACGCTGCTGTCGGCACGATGA
- a CDS encoding fatty acyl-AMP ligase produces MADIREARNVADLLGRRASEHPAREALRYLHDVETGDGTSLTYAEVHRAASGVARDLSGRFAAGDRLLLLHGFGPAFLAAFLGCLYAGMVAVPAPLPGRYRHERRRVISIARSSGAVAALTDDANTEDVAEWMREEGLTGLPLLSTDGAAAEASADAALPAVELNRETLAMLQYTSGSTGEPKGVMVSHGNLLRNIETLSASFGFNSRTVFGGWIPHFHDMGLIGQLLPPLFLGSTGLLMSPSAFIRRPYSWLRMIDTYDVEWSAAPNFAYDLCLRRVTDAQLETLDLSRWRWAANGSEPIHAGTLTHFAKRFAPTGFRTESLSPCYGLAESTVYVSGGPAPTIMEVDAEMLEARKLAAASEGRPGRALVGCGTPQDVDLRIVDPETGSRLPPGAVGEIWLRGPSVATGYWNHPTATEATFGATLDGIDGRYLRTGDLGALHEGDLYVTGRIKEMITAHGRNLYPQDIEYELRAAHPELASHVGAVFTVARPGTDPALVLTHEVKGRLDEAGLRELARGMRQTVAREHGMTAACVVLLRPGKVRRTTSGKIQRDAMRKLFEEGELEAVWIQGEAPGRDAGGARA; encoded by the coding sequence ATGGCCGACATCCGCGAGGCGCGTAACGTGGCCGATCTGCTGGGCCGTCGCGCGAGTGAGCACCCCGCCCGCGAGGCGCTCCGCTACCTGCACGACGTCGAGACCGGCGACGGCACGTCGCTGACGTACGCGGAGGTGCACCGCGCCGCTTCGGGCGTCGCGCGGGACCTGTCCGGACGGTTCGCCGCGGGAGACCGGCTGCTCCTGCTGCACGGTTTCGGCCCGGCGTTCCTCGCCGCGTTCCTCGGCTGCCTGTACGCCGGGATGGTCGCGGTGCCCGCGCCGCTGCCCGGCCGGTACCGTCACGAACGCCGCCGCGTAATCAGTATCGCGCGCAGCAGCGGTGCAGTCGCGGCGCTCACCGACGACGCGAACACCGAGGACGTCGCCGAGTGGATGCGCGAGGAGGGCCTCACCGGACTGCCGCTGCTGTCCACCGACGGCGCCGCCGCCGAGGCGTCGGCCGATGCCGCGCTCCCCGCCGTGGAGCTGAACCGTGAAACGCTCGCGATGCTCCAGTACACCTCCGGCTCCACCGGCGAGCCCAAGGGCGTGATGGTCAGCCACGGCAACCTGCTGCGGAACATCGAGACCCTCAGTGCGTCGTTCGGCTTCAACTCCCGCACGGTCTTCGGCGGTTGGATCCCGCACTTCCACGACATGGGCCTCATCGGCCAGTTGCTGCCGCCGCTCTTCCTCGGCAGCACGGGCCTCCTGATGAGCCCGTCCGCCTTCATCCGGCGCCCGTACAGCTGGCTCCGGATGATCGACACGTACGACGTCGAGTGGTCGGCCGCGCCGAACTTCGCCTACGACCTGTGCTTGCGGCGGGTCACCGACGCCCAGTTGGAGACCCTGGACCTGTCGCGCTGGCGGTGGGCGGCGAACGGCTCCGAGCCGATCCACGCCGGCACCCTCACCCACTTCGCGAAGCGCTTCGCCCCCACGGGCTTCCGCACCGAGTCGCTGTCGCCCTGCTACGGCCTCGCGGAGTCGACCGTGTACGTCTCCGGAGGGCCGGCGCCCACGATCATGGAGGTCGATGCGGAGATGCTGGAAGCCCGCAAGCTCGCCGCGGCGTCCGAGGGCCGGCCCGGCCGCGCTCTGGTCGGCTGCGGTACCCCGCAGGACGTCGACCTCCGGATCGTCGACCCGGAGACCGGCAGCCGGCTGCCGCCCGGCGCGGTCGGCGAGATCTGGCTGCGCGGCCCGAGCGTCGCGACCGGGTACTGGAACCACCCCACGGCCACCGAGGCGACGTTCGGCGCCACCCTCGACGGCATCGACGGGCGGTACCTGCGCACCGGCGACCTCGGCGCACTGCACGAGGGCGACCTCTACGTCACCGGCCGGATCAAGGAGATGATCACCGCACACGGCCGGAACCTCTACCCACAGGACATCGAGTACGAGCTCCGCGCCGCCCACCCCGAACTCGCCTCCCACGTCGGCGCGGTCTTCACCGTCGCACGACCAGGCACGGACCCGGCACTCGTCCTCACCCACGAGGTCAAGGGCCGGCTCGACGAAGCCGGCCTGAGGGAGTTGGCGCGCGGAATGCGGCAGACCGTGGCCCGCGAGCACGGCATGACCGCGGCCTGCGTCGTCCTGCTGCGCCCGGGCAAGGTACGGCGCACGACCAGCGGCAAGATCCAGCGCGACGCGATGCGCAAGCTCTTCGAGGAAGGCGAGCTGGAAGCCGTGTGGATCCAGGGCGAGGCACCGGGGCGGGATGCCGGAGGCGCTCGCGCATGA
- a CDS encoding MbtH family protein, with translation MSTNPFDDENGSFLVLVNDENQHSLWPSFSAVPKGWTVAHREDTRQACIAYIEENWTDIRPKSLIDSLQK, from the coding sequence GTGAGTACTAATCCTTTCGACGACGAGAACGGCAGCTTTCTGGTCCTCGTCAACGACGAGAACCAGCATTCGCTCTGGCCCTCCTTCAGCGCCGTCCCCAAGGGGTGGACCGTCGCGCACCGGGAGGACACCCGGCAGGCCTGCATCGCCTACATCGAGGAGAACTGGACCGACATCAGGCCCAAGAGCCTGATCGACTCCCTGCAGAAGTAG
- a CDS encoding ATP-binding cassette domain-containing protein → MTISTQGLRKSFGAVEALRGVDITAHAGTVLGLLGHNGAGKSTLVHILSTLLQPTSGSATVAGFDVRTQSREIRKRIGVTAQHTSVDGRLSAVANLVLIARILGSRPRDARRKAGELVDAFGLGAAADRPARTYSGGMRRRLDLAMSLVADPVVLFLDEPTTGLDPVSRVNLWEIVEGLAGNGTTVLLTTQDLNEADRLADRIAVLSAGAVVASGTTADLKEETGSRSVHVAIDHAEPAQAIAALRLHGFQPTQEADERRLLIPVDASADLARIVQILVAADCTIENLALSEPTLDDVYLSLTSAGRGASHPTRSTA, encoded by the coding sequence GTGACGATCAGCACGCAGGGCCTGCGCAAGAGCTTCGGGGCAGTCGAAGCCCTGCGCGGTGTCGACATCACGGCGCACGCCGGCACGGTGCTCGGCCTGCTGGGGCACAACGGCGCGGGCAAGTCCACGCTGGTCCACATCCTGTCGACGCTGCTCCAGCCCACCTCGGGCAGCGCGACCGTCGCCGGTTTCGACGTGCGGACGCAGAGCCGCGAGATCCGCAAGCGCATCGGGGTCACCGCGCAGCACACCTCCGTCGACGGCCGGCTCTCGGCCGTCGCGAACCTGGTGCTCATCGCCCGCATCCTCGGCTCCCGGCCGCGCGACGCGCGCCGCAAGGCCGGGGAGCTCGTCGACGCCTTCGGCCTCGGGGCCGCCGCCGACCGTCCGGCACGCACCTACTCCGGCGGTATGCGGCGGCGGCTGGATCTCGCCATGAGCCTCGTCGCCGACCCTGTGGTGCTCTTCCTCGACGAGCCCACCACCGGCCTCGACCCCGTCAGCCGCGTCAACCTCTGGGAGATCGTCGAGGGCCTGGCGGGCAACGGCACCACGGTGCTGCTCACCACCCAGGATCTCAACGAGGCCGACCGCCTGGCGGACCGGATCGCCGTGCTCAGCGCGGGCGCCGTAGTGGCCTCCGGGACCACGGCGGACCTCAAGGAGGAGACGGGCAGCAGGTCGGTGCACGTCGCCATCGACCACGCCGAACCCGCCCAGGCGATCGCCGCGCTGCGGCTGCACGGCTTCCAGCCCACGCAGGAGGCCGACGAGCGGCGCCTGCTGATCCCCGTCGACGCCTCCGCCGATCTGGCCAGAATCGTGCAGATCCTGGTGGCCGCCGACTGCACGATCGAGAACCTGGCACTGTCCGAACCGACGCTGGACGACGTCTACCTCTCGCTCACCTCGGCGGGCCGGGGCGCGTCGCACCCGACCCGGAGCACGGCATGA
- a CDS encoding ABC transporter permease: MNPVTPVAAPGPGPSVAAVPDTPPPHSGESSQPRELAQLWVLAARQIGAICGDPRIVVLAAVQPIVMLLLFTQIFGRIANPDLFPPGVTYTDYLVPALLITTGIGSAQAAGVGLVRDSESGIVQRFRFLPVRPLYVLLARSSGDLCRVAIQLAALLVCARFGLGFSPAGGLVGLVGAFLLSLLVCWSMIWIFLALAAWLRSVEVLGSIGFFVMSPLMFASSAFIPVEALPGWVRVVATVNPLTYAVDASRKLALGWDLGNSLLGALLSSAGLITVMCLLALRGFKRPPNESKASFSLLRLARRAPANKKT, from the coding sequence ATGAACCCAGTCACCCCCGTGGCAGCGCCCGGACCTGGCCCTTCGGTCGCGGCCGTGCCCGACACCCCGCCGCCGCACAGCGGCGAATCCTCACAGCCCCGCGAGCTCGCCCAGCTGTGGGTGCTGGCGGCGCGGCAGATCGGGGCGATCTGCGGGGACCCGCGCATCGTCGTGCTGGCCGCGGTGCAGCCGATCGTCATGCTGCTGCTCTTCACCCAGATCTTCGGCCGGATAGCCAACCCGGACCTCTTCCCGCCCGGGGTCACGTACACCGACTACCTGGTGCCCGCGCTGCTCATCACCACCGGCATCGGCTCCGCCCAGGCAGCCGGCGTCGGCCTGGTGCGGGACTCCGAGTCGGGCATCGTGCAGCGCTTCCGCTTCCTGCCGGTCCGCCCACTGTACGTGCTCCTCGCGCGTTCCTCGGGCGACCTCTGCCGGGTCGCTATTCAGCTCGCGGCGCTCCTGGTGTGCGCCCGCTTCGGGCTCGGTTTCTCACCGGCCGGCGGTCTGGTGGGGCTGGTGGGGGCGTTCCTGCTGTCGCTGCTGGTCTGCTGGTCGATGATCTGGATCTTCCTGGCGCTCGCGGCCTGGCTGCGCAGCGTGGAGGTGCTGGGCAGCATCGGCTTCTTCGTGATGTCTCCGCTGATGTTCGCTTCCAGCGCGTTCATCCCCGTCGAGGCACTGCCCGGCTGGGTGCGCGTGGTCGCCACGGTCAACCCGCTGACGTACGCCGTGGACGCCTCGCGGAAGCTCGCGCTGGGCTGGGACCTGGGGAACTCGCTGCTCGGGGCCCTGCTGAGCAGCGCGGGCCTGATCACGGTGATGTGCCTGCTGGCGCTGCGAGGATTCAAGCGGCCGCCGAACGAGTCCAAGGCCTCATTCTCACTGCTCCGGCTTGCGCGCCGCGCGCCCGCGAACAAGAAGACGTAG
- a CDS encoding DedA family protein, with the protein MSWLQDFLDSVSSVPLPATLAFAAAFSAAESGLAVGAVVPGETVVIVLAAAMPGPVALAALFVIVAVAGSAGDHVGYLLGRRYGERVRDLGVVRRWGQGRWDEAMRFLHRYGAWAVFLTRLVPLVRTLTPAAAGVAGVRYRSFLPASLAGAMTWAALYVGLGALAKASVDRIEALSGRVGWAVLATLVLLVGLRLLVRGRAARKPEQ; encoded by the coding sequence ATGTCGTGGTTGCAGGACTTTTTGGACTCGGTGTCGTCCGTCCCGCTGCCGGCCACTCTGGCTTTCGCCGCCGCGTTCAGCGCGGCCGAGTCGGGCCTGGCGGTCGGTGCGGTGGTGCCGGGGGAGACGGTCGTCATCGTGCTCGCCGCCGCCATGCCGGGCCCGGTCGCGCTGGCCGCCCTCTTCGTGATCGTCGCCGTCGCGGGGAGCGCGGGTGACCACGTCGGCTACCTGCTGGGCAGACGGTACGGGGAGCGCGTGCGGGACCTGGGGGTGGTCCGCAGATGGGGGCAGGGCCGCTGGGACGAGGCGATGCGCTTCCTCCACCGCTACGGCGCCTGGGCGGTCTTCCTGACCAGGCTGGTGCCCCTGGTGCGCACCCTGACCCCGGCGGCCGCCGGGGTCGCGGGGGTGCGCTACCGCAGCTTCCTGCCCGCCTCGCTCGCGGGCGCGATGACCTGGGCTGCGCTTTACGTCGGCCTCGGCGCGCTGGCGAAGGCGTCCGTCGACCGGATCGAGGCGCTGTCGGGCCGCGTCGGCTGGGCCGTACTGGCCACCCTGGTGCTGCTCGTCGGGCTACGTCTTCTTGTTCGCGGGCGCGCGGCGCGCAAGCCGGAGCAGTGA
- a CDS encoding cysteate synthase, whose amino-acid sequence MTLHYALTCPVCGWQGADDGLALGCPRSHAPGLLQTSYKRREFTPRPQTDGMFRYRDWLPVRRTVPDAGSAVVYPATRLGAALGLPDLWVSFSGYWPERGARLETATFKELEAYCVLGRLPENPPTLVVASVGNTAAAFARLCSRHALPCVVVVPETGVERLEFTEPLAPCVRLLALEGADYAETIAYADALALRMGGQVEGGTRNVARRAGLGTVWLSAVEAMPRPADVYVQAVGSAAGAIAVHEAADRLVRAGASEGLPRLMLCQNAEYAPLYDAWRAERDDAIPDAGERPEEAAERCLADELTNARPPYAVAGGVRDCLTGSNGRMLLAGREDALAAGALFAEVEGVDIEPAAAVALAGLRRAVQDRTITPDDSVLLNITGGGRGHMRRRLQPTRAAHIHRVRRAERNSDSFSRDLLHHCEAAQATTRA is encoded by the coding sequence ATGACTCTGCACTACGCCCTGACCTGCCCCGTGTGCGGATGGCAGGGTGCCGACGACGGGCTGGCCCTCGGCTGCCCCAGGTCGCACGCGCCCGGCCTGCTCCAGACCTCCTACAAGCGGCGGGAGTTCACGCCCCGGCCGCAGACCGACGGGATGTTCCGCTACCGGGACTGGCTGCCCGTGCGCCGTACCGTTCCGGACGCCGGCAGCGCCGTCGTGTACCCGGCGACGCGGCTCGGCGCCGCCCTGGGGCTGCCGGACCTGTGGGTCTCCTTCAGCGGGTACTGGCCCGAGCGGGGCGCGCGGCTGGAGACGGCCACGTTCAAGGAGCTGGAGGCGTACTGCGTGCTCGGCCGGCTCCCGGAGAACCCCCCCACGCTCGTCGTCGCCTCGGTGGGCAACACCGCTGCCGCCTTCGCGCGGCTCTGCTCGCGTCATGCGCTGCCGTGCGTCGTCGTCGTGCCCGAAACGGGCGTGGAGCGGTTGGAGTTCACCGAACCGCTCGCCCCCTGCGTACGGCTGCTGGCGCTGGAGGGCGCGGACTACGCCGAGACAATCGCCTACGCCGACGCGCTGGCGCTGCGGATGGGTGGCCAGGTCGAGGGCGGTACGCGCAACGTCGCGCGCCGGGCGGGGCTCGGCACGGTCTGGCTCTCGGCGGTCGAGGCGATGCCGCGGCCCGCGGACGTCTATGTGCAGGCCGTCGGCAGCGCGGCCGGCGCCATCGCCGTGCACGAGGCCGCCGACCGTCTGGTGCGGGCGGGCGCGAGCGAAGGCCTGCCACGGCTGATGCTCTGCCAGAACGCCGAGTACGCACCCCTGTACGACGCGTGGCGCGCCGAGCGCGACGACGCGATTCCGGACGCTGGAGAACGTCCTGAGGAAGCCGCCGAGCGATGCCTGGCCGACGAGCTCACCAACGCCCGCCCGCCCTACGCCGTCGCCGGCGGGGTGCGCGACTGCCTGACCGGGTCGAACGGCCGCATGCTGCTGGCCGGACGCGAGGACGCGCTCGCCGCGGGCGCCCTCTTCGCCGAAGTCGAGGGTGTCGACATCGAGCCCGCCGCCGCGGTGGCGCTGGCCGGTCTGCGCCGCGCCGTGCAGGACCGCACGATCACGCCCGACGATTCCGTGCTCCTCAACATCACCGGCGGCGGCCGGGGCCACATGCGCCGCCGCCTCCAGCCCACCCGCGCCGCACACATCCACCGGGTGCGCCGCGCGGAGCGGAACTCCGACAGCTTCTCCAGGGACCTGCTGCACCACTGCGAAGCAGCGCAAGCCACGACTCGCGCCTGA
- a CDS encoding MarR family transcriptional regulator → MTTQQISDTELAGQPAAYWTGVAYEALIAYTRAQQAERGYTQPQFWLLRNLSANDISPEGEGMTLPELREAMTSYIRPEDDLAAEAEVLLERGRLTRDADHRLWITEEGEQARVDLARNAPAIRAALHEGIDDTDYVTTLKVLQRLIRNAGGTVA, encoded by the coding sequence ATGACGACCCAGCAGATCTCCGACACCGAACTCGCCGGACAGCCCGCCGCGTACTGGACCGGTGTCGCCTACGAGGCACTCATCGCGTACACCCGGGCCCAGCAAGCCGAAAGGGGCTACACCCAGCCCCAGTTCTGGCTGCTGCGCAACCTGTCGGCGAACGATATCTCCCCCGAGGGCGAGGGGATGACCCTGCCCGAGCTGCGGGAGGCCATGACCTCCTACATCCGCCCCGAGGACGATCTCGCGGCAGAGGCCGAGGTCCTCCTGGAGCGCGGCCGGCTGACCCGGGACGCCGACCACCGGCTGTGGATCACGGAGGAGGGCGAACAGGCCCGCGTCGACCTCGCGCGGAACGCCCCCGCGATCCGCGCCGCCCTCCACGAGGGCATCGACGACACGGACTACGTCACCACGCTGAAAGTGCTCCAGCGGCTGATCCGCAACGCTGGAGGGACGGTCGCCTGA
- a CDS encoding TetR/AcrR family transcriptional regulator encodes MARTKEFDPDAALQSALELFWRRGYEATSVTDLVEHLGIGRASIYATFGSKHELYLKAMDRYAETRDPLLMSELSQPGPALPAVRRLVRRFAAEAASPEERLNGCFVTNTAAELAPHDPAAARRVEISWDHIETLLHSSLVRAQAQAELPEGRDPRALAHMLLVLLQGVRIVGKASSDPARVRDATEQALSLLD; translated from the coding sequence ATGGCCAGGACCAAGGAATTCGATCCGGACGCCGCGCTGCAGTCGGCTCTTGAGCTGTTCTGGCGGCGCGGCTACGAAGCGACATCGGTGACCGATCTCGTCGAGCACCTCGGCATCGGCCGCGCCAGCATCTACGCGACCTTCGGCAGCAAGCACGAGCTGTATCTGAAGGCCATGGACCGGTACGCCGAGACGCGCGACCCGCTTCTCATGTCCGAGCTGTCCCAGCCCGGCCCCGCACTGCCCGCGGTACGGAGGCTGGTGCGCCGCTTCGCCGCGGAGGCCGCCTCTCCGGAAGAACGGCTGAACGGCTGCTTCGTCACCAACACCGCAGCCGAGCTGGCCCCGCACGACCCCGCGGCAGCCCGCCGGGTCGAGATCAGCTGGGATCACATCGAGACCCTGCTGCACTCCTCGCTCGTGCGCGCCCAGGCCCAGGCAGAGCTCCCCGAGGGCCGTGATCCGCGAGCACTGGCCCACATGCTGCTCGTCCTGCTGCAGGGCGTACGCATCGTCGGCAAGGCGTCCAGCGATCCCGCCCGGGTGCGAGACGCGACCGAACAGGCACTGTCCCTGCTGGACTGA